Proteins found in one Halobaculum sp. MBLA0147 genomic segment:
- a CDS encoding prolyl oligopeptidase family serine peptidase has protein sequence MPDTDLDAVPLDAYYDLTQISAVAQSPDGDRVAFVTTEFDPDADEPVTSLFVAPTDGSRDPHRLTRVTGAGSPQWSPSGDRLAFLAARDRDTADRVGRERYDADADSGDTDDGEADSDADDETGSDGHDADDSDDPDGGPDAAETDDEPTRQVWLFDLALGGDARQVTDFDEGAGEFDWGPDGERLVVAARDPTEAERSYLDAREAGGPVETERLQHKLDGVGYLDTVDTYLHVVDVATGETDRLDEAYGGGAFEDLAGLQPDWGSHGRIAFCSCRTERPDDTQVVDVYSVAPDGSDLRKLTDSTLSAANPTWSPSGEELAFAASDPENWCVPTQVYRHDGSQGAESLTADLDRTLARGADLHWADERTLFTRIGDEGQTRLLRVETDGTTERAFAAQGDGRALQGFDHGDERSTLLLSHPSDGQDVFAVDTADLDAGGDTADATAASPAEPDSLTRLSTVNEHLTGDHRMPEARRVTYESDGHEIEGIVYSDPDVALDDGDHPLVVAIHGGPVSYDEPVFSFAHAALTSRGYVVFRPNYRGGSSYGRDFCEALHGRWGTVEVDDIVAGVRDLTARGWADGDRVFGYGFSYGGIAQGFLVTQTDVLTAAAPEHGIYDLRSAFGTDDSHTWTTMEYGLPWEVPEEIDASSAITDAGEIDTPLLVTAGGRDWRCPPSQSEQLYVAARKQDVPARLVIYEEEHHDVGDPDRAIHRLEEVLAWYERFDPAVETDEAGDPGDRHEVVHGD, from the coding sequence ATGCCAGACACGGACCTCGACGCGGTGCCGCTGGACGCGTACTACGACCTGACACAGATCTCGGCGGTCGCGCAGTCACCGGACGGCGACCGGGTGGCGTTCGTCACCACGGAGTTCGACCCCGACGCCGACGAGCCCGTCACCTCGTTGTTCGTCGCGCCGACGGACGGGAGTCGTGACCCACACCGCCTGACACGAGTCACGGGCGCGGGGTCACCGCAGTGGAGCCCGAGTGGCGACCGACTCGCCTTCCTCGCCGCACGCGACCGCGACACGGCCGACCGCGTCGGGCGCGAGCGCTACGACGCGGACGCAGACTCGGGCGACACCGACGACGGCGAGGCGGACTCGGACGCCGACGACGAGACGGGGTCGGACGGCCACGACGCCGACGACAGTGACGACCCCGACGGCGGCCCGGACGCGGCCGAGACCGACGACGAGCCGACGCGACAGGTGTGGCTGTTCGACCTCGCGCTCGGGGGCGACGCGCGACAGGTGACCGACTTCGACGAGGGAGCCGGCGAGTTCGACTGGGGGCCCGACGGGGAGCGACTCGTCGTCGCGGCGCGGGACCCGACCGAGGCCGAACGGTCGTACCTCGACGCCCGCGAGGCTGGCGGCCCCGTCGAGACCGAGCGACTCCAGCACAAACTCGACGGCGTCGGCTACCTCGACACCGTCGACACGTACCTCCACGTGGTCGACGTGGCGACGGGGGAGACGGACCGCCTCGACGAGGCGTACGGCGGCGGCGCGTTCGAGGATCTCGCCGGACTCCAGCCCGACTGGGGCTCGCACGGGCGAATCGCGTTCTGTTCGTGTCGCACCGAGCGCCCAGACGACACGCAGGTCGTCGACGTGTACAGCGTCGCGCCGGACGGGAGCGACCTCCGGAAGCTGACGGACTCGACGCTGTCGGCCGCGAACCCGACCTGGTCCCCGAGCGGCGAGGAGTTGGCGTTCGCCGCGAGCGACCCCGAGAACTGGTGTGTGCCGACACAGGTGTACCGCCACGACGGGTCACAGGGTGCCGAGTCGCTGACCGCCGACCTGGATCGCACACTCGCCCGCGGTGCGGACCTCCACTGGGCGGATGAGCGAACGTTGTTCACCCGCATCGGCGACGAGGGGCAGACGCGACTGCTCCGCGTCGAGACGGACGGGACGACGGAGCGCGCCTTCGCGGCGCAGGGCGACGGACGCGCGCTCCAGGGGTTCGACCACGGCGACGAGCGGAGCACGCTCCTCCTGTCACACCCGAGCGACGGCCAGGACGTGTTCGCGGTCGACACCGCGGATCTCGACGCCGGTGGTGACACCGCGGACGCCACCGCGGCTTCACCCGCAGAGCCGGACTCGCTCACGCGCCTGTCGACGGTGAACGAACACCTGACGGGTGACCACCGGATGCCCGAGGCGCGGCGGGTCACCTACGAGAGTGACGGCCACGAGATCGAGGGGATCGTCTACAGCGATCCGGACGTGGCGCTCGACGACGGCGACCACCCGCTCGTGGTCGCGATCCACGGCGGCCCGGTGAGCTACGACGAGCCGGTGTTCTCGTTCGCGCACGCCGCACTCACCTCGCGCGGCTACGTCGTCTTCCGGCCGAACTACCGCGGCGGCTCCTCGTACGGTCGCGACTTCTGTGAGGCGCTGCACGGCCGGTGGGGCACCGTCGAGGTCGACGACATCGTGGCCGGTGTGCGGGACCTGACGGCCCGCGGGTGGGCCGACGGCGACCGGGTGTTCGGCTACGGCTTCTCGTACGGCGGGATCGCACAGGGGTTCCTCGTCACGCAGACGGACGTGTTGACCGCCGCCGCTCCGGAGCACGGGATCTACGACCTCCGCTCTGCGTTCGGGACCGACGACAGTCACACCTGGACGACGATGGAGTACGGGCTCCCGTGGGAGGTGCCCGAGGAGATCGACGCCTCCTCGGCCATCACGGACGCGGGCGAGATCGACACGCCGCTGCTCGTCACCGCCGGTGGCCGCGACTGGCGGTGTCCGCCGAGTCAGTCCGAGCAGCTGTACGTCGCCGCCCGGAAACAGGACGTGCCGGCGCGACTGGTGATCTACGAGGAGGAACACCACGACGTCGGCGACCCCGACCGCGCGATCCACCGCCTGGAGGAGGTGCTGGCGTGGTACGAGCGGTTCGACCCGGCGGTGGAGACGGACGAGGCGGGCGACCCGGGTGACAGACACGAGGTCGTCCACGGAGACTGA
- a CDS encoding PQQ-binding-like beta-propeller repeat protein, which produces MDRRAFLAAAGVTVTAGCSLRESSEVACPSHDAAVTPRVRATADASIGDTSGHWPTPVGPADGTRALPEADYGDPVGFVWRREVDARPGGPTPVLVDETVYLVDAAKRLVALSLRDGRLLWRDETVAVDGPVAAGRELLYLRRDGSLVAFDPDDRRVVWTFEPPGDGASLSLPVPDGELVFLHDDSTDELFALDQTGQRVWRASTTVCPAVGEGTVVVRSDGELRALRRDTGRRTWRQRVDGPDAHRLAVRDGRVFGTDNGVLALDRQTGAELWTHDPAGGRTDRPAVGAQQVYVPTAQFQWYGRRLYTYDLGGPDPTACRRTASFVAGGPVVVTDDHVVVAGGAEQDDGSTRNRLWALDHDGDPVWRVAGTDTEARALCAGRRALLFVEGERITAVGFAG; this is translated from the coding sequence GTGGATCGACGAGCGTTCCTCGCCGCCGCCGGTGTGACGGTGACGGCCGGCTGTTCGCTCCGAGAGTCGTCCGAGGTCGCCTGTCCGTCACACGACGCGGCGGTGACACCGCGTGTGAGAGCCACCGCCGACGCTTCCATCGGGGACACGTCCGGCCACTGGCCGACGCCGGTCGGCCCGGCCGACGGCACCCGCGCTCTCCCCGAGGCGGACTACGGCGATCCCGTCGGCTTCGTGTGGCGCCGCGAGGTCGACGCCCGTCCCGGTGGCCCGACACCGGTCCTCGTCGACGAGACGGTCTACCTCGTCGACGCGGCGAAACGACTCGTCGCGCTGTCGCTGCGAGACGGGCGACTGCTGTGGCGTGACGAGACTGTCGCCGTCGACGGGCCCGTCGCCGCCGGGCGGGAACTGTTGTACCTGCGACGCGACGGGAGCCTCGTCGCGTTCGACCCGGACGACCGGCGCGTCGTCTGGACGTTCGAGCCACCCGGCGACGGTGCGTCGCTCTCGCTGCCGGTACCAGACGGCGAGTTGGTATTCCTCCACGACGACTCGACGGACGAACTGTTCGCACTCGACCAGACCGGCCAGCGAGTGTGGCGGGCGTCGACAACGGTGTGTCCGGCCGTCGGCGAGGGGACGGTCGTCGTCAGGTCGGACGGCGAACTCCGGGCACTCCGTCGAGACACCGGGCGACGGACGTGGCGGCAGCGCGTCGACGGACCAGACGCACACCGACTCGCCGTCCGCGACGGTCGCGTGTTCGGCACCGACAACGGCGTGCTGGCACTCGACCGGCAGACTGGAGCCGAACTGTGGACACACGACCCGGCCGGCGGACGGACGGACCGACCGGCCGTGGGGGCCCAGCAGGTCTACGTCCCGACCGCGCAGTTCCAGTGGTACGGGCGGCGTCTGTACACCTACGATCTCGGAGGCCCCGACCCGACCGCCTGCCGTCGGACCGCGTCGTTCGTCGCCGGCGGTCCCGTCGTCGTGACCGACGACCACGTGGTCGTGGCCGGCGGTGCCGAACAGGACGACGGCTCCACCCGGAACCGTCTCTGGGCGCTCGACCACGACGGTGACCCCGTCTGGCGTGTCGCGGGAACGGACACGGAAGCGCGAGCACTGTGCGCGGGCCGTCGCGCACTCCTGTTCGTCGAGGGCGAACGGATCACCGCGGTCGGCTTCGCAGGGTGA
- a CDS encoding methyl-accepting chemotaxis protein, whose translation MSTGRAVDGTSLTDHQFELQLVLDTFDLPSFALDADGRVVAYDEQIAALLDVPRDRVIGDEAPGSTVYDEDDRLTLAEKVVREPRDADRVYDGVGVPDDEYSLLAGEYVYEDTSALAGSEIWFLATPVFRGEELVGVVEIVQDLHDSARFRTELQELFDAVVETIVAYEHGRFDARVAFDGDDSLLDEDLLAIVDTVDSLGAAMVDHLEAVRTDVEALSSAVEQISDNAQEIDGLTREQAETTETVVSEVSTLSATVEEIASTADEVATTSSRAESLAIDGTEAADDAAEVMTAVADSADTVADDVETLQSHVDDIDEVVEVIDDIAEQTNMLALNASIEAARAGEAGDGFAVVADEVKQLAEESQRQAGHIEETVGEIQTETETTVENLVETTDRIEAGIERVERVTESFEEIVATVSEANDGIAEVSRATDDQAASTEEIASMVEEAADKAETISEAVTEIAAATERQTEMAADLDQSVRELTSDE comes from the coding sequence ATGTCGACAGGACGAGCCGTCGACGGAACGTCGCTCACCGATCACCAGTTCGAACTCCAGTTGGTTCTCGACACCTTCGACCTCCCGTCGTTCGCCCTCGACGCCGACGGTCGAGTCGTCGCGTACGACGAGCAGATCGCGGCCCTGCTCGACGTGCCGCGTGATCGCGTGATCGGAGACGAGGCACCCGGATCGACCGTCTACGACGAGGACGACCGACTCACGCTCGCCGAGAAGGTCGTCAGAGAACCCCGCGACGCCGACCGCGTGTACGACGGCGTCGGCGTCCCGGACGACGAGTACTCCTTGTTGGCCGGCGAGTACGTCTACGAGGACACGAGCGCACTGGCCGGCTCGGAGATCTGGTTCCTCGCGACGCCGGTGTTCCGTGGCGAGGAACTCGTCGGCGTCGTCGAGATCGTCCAAGATCTCCACGACTCCGCACGCTTCCGGACGGAGTTACAGGAGTTGTTCGACGCGGTCGTCGAGACGATCGTCGCGTACGAACACGGCCGGTTCGACGCTCGCGTCGCGTTCGACGGCGACGACTCGCTGCTGGACGAGGACCTCCTCGCAATCGTCGACACCGTCGACAGTCTCGGTGCGGCGATGGTCGATCACCTCGAGGCGGTTCGGACGGACGTGGAAGCACTCTCGAGTGCAGTCGAGCAGATCTCCGACAACGCCCAGGAGATCGACGGACTGACCCGCGAGCAGGCCGAGACCACGGAGACGGTCGTGAGCGAGGTCTCGACGCTGTCGGCGACCGTCGAGGAGATCGCGTCGACGGCCGACGAGGTGGCGACGACCAGTTCGCGAGCGGAGTCACTCGCGATCGACGGGACCGAAGCCGCCGACGACGCCGCGGAGGTGATGACCGCGGTGGCCGACTCGGCGGACACCGTCGCCGACGACGTGGAGACGCTCCAGTCACACGTCGACGACATCGACGAGGTGGTGGAGGTGATCGACGACATCGCGGAGCAGACGAACATGCTCGCGTTGAACGCCTCGATCGAGGCCGCCCGGGCGGGTGAGGCGGGTGACGGGTTCGCGGTCGTCGCCGACGAGGTGAAACAACTCGCCGAGGAGTCACAGCGGCAGGCCGGACACATAGAGGAGACCGTCGGCGAGATCCAGACGGAGACGGAGACGACCGTCGAGAACCTCGTCGAGACGACCGACAGGATCGAAGCCGGGATCGAGCGAGTCGAACGCGTCACGGAGAGCTTCGAGGAGATCGTCGCGACCGTCAGCGAAGCCAACGACGGGATCGCGGAGGTCTCGCGTGCGACGGACGACCAAGCCGCGAGCACGGAGGAGATCGCGTCGATGGTCGAAGAGGCGGCGGACAAAGCAGAGACGATCTCCGAGGCCGTCACCGAGATCGCGGCCGCGACGGAACGACAGACGGAGATGGCTGCCGACCTCGATCAGTCGGTCCGCGAGTTAACCAGCGACGAGTGA
- a CDS encoding glutamate--cysteine ligase, with the protein MDPREAFDRQGSLGVEEEFYVVDETGRPVAGVDDLVYGDRTPPDRVADRLSHELFQCTIETQTPTISSPTSERIESEVRETRAALVEHAAADGYRIAGAGLHPAARWRELDHAEKPRYRSQLDRIHYPQHRNTTAGVHVHVGVADADAAVWIANEARWFLSPLLALCANSPFWNGYDTGLASARAKIFENLPNTGVPTRFDDFESFRRYERRMLELDRVRDRGELWFDVRPHTELGTVEVRVPDGQSDPDVVTAVAEYVHALVVDLAERYADEADPSAPDPAAAPPRETAVDRGGRGLRRELLDENKWRATRWGHEANFVDRDGDSVVSLPDHVERERDRLGATGLVDLLDRESGSARQRRLVAEDGLDALCRDLIL; encoded by the coding sequence ATGGACCCGCGGGAGGCGTTCGACCGACAGGGGAGTCTCGGAGTCGAAGAGGAGTTCTACGTCGTCGACGAGACCGGTCGGCCAGTCGCGGGTGTCGACGACCTGGTGTACGGCGACCGGACGCCTCCGGACAGGGTCGCCGACCGCCTCTCGCACGAACTGTTCCAGTGTACGATCGAGACGCAGACGCCGACCATCTCGTCGCCGACGAGCGAGCGCATCGAGAGCGAGGTCCGCGAGACGCGGGCGGCGCTGGTCGAGCACGCCGCGGCGGACGGCTACCGGATCGCCGGTGCCGGCCTCCACCCGGCGGCGCGGTGGCGGGAGTTGGACCACGCCGAGAAGCCGCGGTACCGGTCGCAACTCGACCGCATCCACTACCCCCAACACCGCAACACGACCGCCGGGGTCCACGTCCACGTCGGGGTCGCCGACGCCGACGCGGCGGTGTGGATCGCCAACGAGGCACGGTGGTTCCTCTCGCCACTGTTGGCACTGTGTGCCAACTCGCCGTTCTGGAACGGCTACGACACCGGGCTCGCCTCCGCGCGGGCGAAGATCTTCGAGAACCTCCCGAACACGGGCGTTCCGACGCGGTTCGACGACTTCGAGTCGTTCCGCCGGTACGAGCGCCGGATGCTGGAGTTGGACCGCGTCCGCGACCGCGGGGAGTTGTGGTTCGACGTGCGCCCACACACCGAGTTGGGCACCGTCGAGGTGCGCGTCCCGGACGGCCAGTCCGACCCGGACGTGGTGACGGCGGTCGCGGAGTACGTCCACGCACTCGTCGTCGACCTCGCGGAGCGGTACGCTGACGAGGCCGACCCGAGCGCTCCCGACCCCGCCGCCGCGCCGCCACGGGAGACGGCCGTCGACCGCGGCGGCCGTGGGCTGCGCCGCGAGTTGCTGGACGAGAACAAGTGGCGCGCGACGCGGTGGGGCCACGAGGCGAACTTCGTCGACCGCGACGGCGACAGTGTCGTCTCGTTGCCGGACCACGTCGAACGCGAACGGGACCGCCTCGGCGCGACCGGGTTGGTCGACCTGCTCGACCGCGAGTCCGGCAGTGCGCGTCAGCGTCGGCTCGTCGCGGAGGACGGGCTCGACGCGCTGTGTCGGGATCTGATTCTGTAG
- a CDS encoding heme-copper oxidase subunit III, producing MATETDEHGEDHHLPAVEDWPRGFGEASWWPFVTALGAAGLYVGAALFLLSRGDTNVVPPVAGPAVVVGSVGAFLVGLYGWLYHAFVANFWERGASEHSANKLRWGMLAFLGSEVATFSAGFTYFFFIRSNPGAWPPGELPPLLSSLVLINTALLLVSSGTLHLAHGAIRKGKMGRFKAWLAVTLLLGVVFIGGQVLEYYEFIVHKGFTFTDGVFASAFYGLTGLHGLHVSLGAVLIGIVFVRALRGQYSADRHVSVTTASMYWHFVDAVWVLLVVVLYVGSVVGA from the coding sequence ATGGCTACCGAAACGGACGAGCACGGGGAGGATCACCACCTCCCGGCCGTCGAGGACTGGCCCCGCGGCTTCGGTGAGGCGTCGTGGTGGCCGTTCGTCACGGCACTGGGCGCCGCCGGACTGTACGTCGGCGCGGCGCTGTTCCTGCTGAGTCGCGGCGACACGAACGTCGTCCCGCCAGTCGCCGGCCCGGCGGTCGTCGTCGGCTCCGTGGGAGCGTTCCTCGTCGGACTGTACGGCTGGCTCTACCACGCCTTCGTCGCGAACTTCTGGGAGCGGGGCGCCAGCGAGCACAGCGCGAACAAACTGCGGTGGGGGATGCTCGCGTTCCTCGGCTCCGAGGTGGCGACGTTCTCGGCCGGGTTCACCTACTTCTTCTTCATCCGGTCGAACCCCGGCGCGTGGCCACCTGGCGAGCTGCCGCCGCTGCTCTCCTCGCTGGTGTTGATCAACACGGCGCTGCTGTTGGTCTCCTCGGGGACGCTCCACCTCGCGCACGGCGCGATCCGGAAGGGGAAGATGGGCCGGTTCAAGGCCTGGCTCGCCGTCACGCTCCTGCTGGGCGTCGTCTTCATCGGCGGCCAGGTGTTGGAGTACTACGAGTTCATCGTCCACAAGGGATTCACCTTCACCGACGGCGTGTTCGCCTCGGCGTTCTACGGGCTGACGGGTCTGCACGGGCTCCACGTCTCGCTGGGTGCGGTCCTGATCGGGATCGTGTTCGTCCGTGCGCTGCGGGGGCAGTACTCCGCGGACCGGCACGTCTCCGTCACCACCGCCTCGATGTACTGGCACTTCGTCGACGCCGTCTGGGTGCTGTTGGTCGTCGTCCTGTACGTCGGCAGCGTCGTCGGCGCCTGA
- a CDS encoding DUF998 domain-containing protein: protein MSRDTARGATPRRLAAISGVTSAVGTPTLIVVATLVAPWFSWRTNAFSDLGVTPPTELLFNGTLIAGGLLALPFAWLLWTTSDGIGGRLRGGLFAITAVALGAVGVFPSGDPLHFPVAATHFLGVTATLAVDGICRRDRTTGRLAGLAAVGHAVAWIAWAQEVLFPPGLALPEFVGALVLATWVTALSPVTPLRSGSDRSRADAVES, encoded by the coding sequence ATGTCGCGTGACACCGCTCGCGGCGCGACGCCGCGTCGGCTCGCCGCGATCTCTGGGGTCACTTCGGCGGTGGGGACGCCGACGCTGATCGTCGTCGCCACGCTGGTGGCGCCGTGGTTCTCCTGGCGGACGAACGCCTTCTCGGATCTGGGTGTCACCCCGCCGACGGAGTTGCTGTTCAACGGGACCCTGATCGCCGGTGGGCTGCTGGCACTTCCCTTCGCGTGGCTGCTCTGGACGACGAGTGACGGGATCGGCGGGCGACTCCGCGGTGGACTGTTCGCGATCACCGCCGTCGCGCTCGGCGCGGTGGGTGTGTTCCCCTCGGGTGACCCGCTCCACTTCCCGGTCGCCGCGACGCACTTCCTCGGTGTGACCGCCACGCTCGCCGTCGACGGGATCTGTCGGCGCGACCGGACGACCGGTCGACTCGCCGGACTCGCGGCCGTCGGCCACGCCGTCGCGTGGATCGCGTGGGCGCAGGAGGTTCTCTTCCCGCCGGGACTGGCGCTGCCGGAGTTCGTCGGCGCACTCGTGTTGGCGACGTGGGTGACGGCGCTGTCGCCGGTGACACCGTTGCGGAGTGGGTCCGACCGGTCGCGCGCCGACGCGGTCGAGTCGTGA
- a CDS encoding 2Fe-2S iron-sulfur cluster-binding protein, producing the protein MPTVTFRGESVTCDRGDVLRDVLLAAGLSPHNGAADGVNCRGRGSCGTCAVAVTGAVSDPSRRERLRLRVPPHDAENGLRLACQTRVLGDVAVTKYPGFWGQHVNDAPVGAGDGEPVGTSDRDSVGVGDAEPVGGDDETTASDDDVA; encoded by the coding sequence GTGCCGACCGTCACGTTCCGTGGGGAGTCGGTCACCTGCGACCGCGGTGACGTGTTGCGCGACGTGTTACTCGCCGCCGGACTGTCACCGCACAACGGGGCCGCGGACGGGGTGAACTGTCGCGGCCGCGGCTCCTGTGGCACCTGTGCGGTCGCCGTGACGGGAGCCGTCTCGGACCCGTCGCGGCGGGAGCGCCTCCGACTGCGGGTGCCACCTCACGACGCCGAGAACGGGCTCCGACTGGCGTGTCAGACCCGAGTGCTCGGGGACGTGGCGGTGACGAAGTACCCTGGGTTCTGGGGCCAACACGTCAACGATGCCCCCGTCGGTGCGGGCGACGGGGAGCCTGTGGGGACGAGCGACCGAGACTCGGTGGGTGTGGGAGACGCGGAACCGGTCGGTGGAGACGACGAGACGACGGCTTCGGACGACGATGTCGCGTGA
- the hflX gene encoding GTPase HflX, whose translation MKAVVAKRYDSDADLSEIVGLADAAGYDVAATRTQKRTEDAAFHFGEGKVAELARLCRREDADALICDNEIGPYQKFNVGQKLPEGVEVIDRFTLILEIFGQRAQTRKAQLQVELAELRYELPRAEAKTSLAKRDERPGFMGLGEYDESREEDIKAQISRIRDELDRIAEQEETRRDQRRESGFDLVALAGYTNAGKSTLLRRLAADLDVDENADRHPDLDDTAESEDRLFTTLGTTTRRADTGKREILLTDTVGFISDLPHWLVDSFHSTLASVYHADLVLLVVDASESVEAMREKLVTSHDTLYERNEAPIVTVFNKTDRVDDEELRRKRDALSSLAPNPVTVSGLAGDNVGRLRARIEDELPDWTSERLLLPLADETMSLVSWIHDNGHVTREEYDGDHVEVGFEARPAIVEQARSRAEKLRRQEVA comes from the coding sequence GTGAAGGCCGTCGTCGCCAAGCGGTACGACTCCGACGCGGACCTCTCGGAGATCGTCGGCCTCGCCGACGCCGCGGGGTACGACGTGGCCGCCACGCGTACCCAGAAGCGGACCGAGGACGCCGCCTTCCACTTCGGCGAGGGGAAAGTCGCGGAACTCGCGCGGCTCTGCCGTCGCGAAGACGCCGACGCCCTGATCTGCGACAACGAGATCGGCCCCTACCAGAAGTTCAACGTCGGCCAGAAGCTCCCCGAGGGTGTGGAGGTGATCGACCGGTTCACCCTCATTCTGGAGATCTTCGGCCAGCGCGCCCAGACGCGGAAGGCACAGCTCCAGGTGGAACTCGCGGAACTGCGGTACGAACTCCCGCGGGCCGAGGCGAAGACGAGCCTCGCGAAACGCGACGAACGCCCCGGGTTCATGGGGCTCGGGGAGTACGACGAGTCCCGCGAGGAGGACATCAAGGCACAGATCTCCCGAATCCGCGACGAACTCGACCGGATCGCCGAGCAGGAGGAGACGCGCCGCGACCAGCGCCGCGAGTCCGGCTTCGATCTGGTCGCGCTCGCCGGCTACACCAACGCCGGGAAGTCCACCCTGCTGCGGCGGCTCGCGGCCGACCTCGACGTCGACGAGAACGCCGACCGGCACCCGGATCTCGACGACACCGCGGAGTCGGAGGACCGGCTGTTCACCACGCTCGGCACGACGACCCGTCGGGCGGACACCGGGAAACGCGAGATCCTCCTGACGGACACCGTCGGGTTCATCTCGGATCTCCCACACTGGCTCGTGGACTCGTTCCACTCCACGTTGGCGTCCGTCTACCACGCGGACCTGGTGTTGTTGGTCGTCGACGCCTCCGAGTCCGTGGAGGCGATGCGCGAGAAGCTCGTCACCTCCCACGACACGCTGTACGAGCGCAACGAGGCACCCATCGTCACGGTGTTCAACAAGACCGACCGCGTCGACGACGAGGAGCTGCGACGCAAGCGCGACGCGCTCTCCTCGTTGGCGCCGAACCCCGTCACAGTGTCCGGGCTAGCGGGCGACAACGTCGGGCGACTCCGCGCGCGGATCGAGGACGAACTCCCGGACTGGACGAGCGAGCGGCTGCTGTTGCCGCTGGCCGACGAGACGATGAGTCTGGTGTCGTGGATCCACGACAACGGCCACGTCACGCGCGAGGAGTACGACGGCGACCACGTCGAGGTCGGCTTCGAGGCGCGTCCGGCGATCGTCGAACAGGCGCGCTCGCGGGCCGAGAAGCTCCGCCGCCAGGAGGTGGCCTGA